The Monomorium pharaonis isolate MP-MQ-018 chromosome 5, ASM1337386v2, whole genome shotgun sequence genome segment tgaatactttattaatggcacaattttatatttatatttatataattgttttttgcattttcccACAGATGATTGTTCATGATTTAAACGTTGTAATTTCTAGATTGctttaaattcatataaaaatttaatatattaagcCTTATTgtgaatacaaaattatagaattgaattgtatttttggtttgaaaattttgttaattgcaaaaattgcaattaacgaaatttttgctatcaaacattttttaaaataacttgatTGGTCCCAGCaaatttgtacataaatatacgttaataatttgtttttacaaacGTTTAACGTATTGCTgcaatcaaattatattgcacATCTGTATTTCAACAGTGTTTCTAAAacattacattgtaatatgCAAGATGATAACGTTGCTGCAGGATCATGTGCCGCATCACCATTTTAATCATTTCCAGAGACAAAATTGTGACCGGATCTTTCGACAAAACGGCGAGTGTCTGGTGCTCGCGGACAGGTCACTGCCTCGCAACCATGTGGGGTCACGACGCGGAAGTGGTGGTGGCTAAATTCTCACCGACGCGATGCAAGCTCGCGACCGGTTCCATCGACGCGACGTCAAAAATATTCCATATAGAAACTGGTATTGAAAATATCGCAATGTTATCTCACATAATAAACGCCCGCCTCCGATTCGATGTGCAGCTCTCACGATCGATCGCAACACTGTAGTACCACTGTCAAATCCAATGTTCCGTGACGCTCGCAACACGTGCAAACAATATGCGAAAGCAGTTAATAGTATTCTTGTAGACTGTACTTATCGTTTGTATCCAATTACTGCCGACTTTACGTTATCGTGGACGACTGCCCGATGTTCTAATTAAACGAGCTTAAAGAAAGTCACCAAATTGTTCTCAGCTTATAACTGTCTCTCCGAAAGacaattaagataatttagaatattaacgAAACATTGTTTTAAACTGGAATTACCTAACACCGATTACTCaacactgaaaataattttctaacaataCGTGTTTGCCTCAACGAATAAATGGTTCTTCAAGAACTTTTAATTGTTCTCAAGGAGCAGATTAGATTATGGATTCCTGGTTTCGTTATTTAATCagatgtataatttttaaactcaaGAATACTAACAAACCACTATCTCTAGTCGCGAGACGGTTTTCCCTGAATAAAGCATCGATACGCcgtgattcttttttttatgcgaGAAACACGATTTGAATTCGGCAGGTCAGGAATTGGGTACGTTGCGGGGGCACACCGCGGAAGTTATTGCTCTGCATTACAACGACGATGGAAATCAGATCATATCGGGCTCCTTCGACGGAACCGTGAACATCTGGGATACAAGAACGTTTGCGTGAGTTTCACTCTCGCTATCTTGTAACAGCGTATTACGCGGGTTTCCCTTCTTCTTatcttgtatttatattattactatcttTACAGTAAAATGCAAGTTTTACCTACGTATAATGTTTATCGCAAAATGTTATTGTCAGTATCGAATGATTCCTTGATACATTTTTGccaaataactttttactgttttttatCTTAGCATCAAAATATACTCTCTAATTCTTAATCAGTAGATATTCACTGATTCGCACTGGTATACTTATAACTCTGataatcagtgaatattcactgtctTTTAGTAATTTGCActtcagaattagtgtataGTCATTGAAAGTCAGTGTACTTCCACTGATTTTGTCGAATTTTCATTGATtgtgatttagagagtaaGCATAGAATAAAATCACGCTTTATCAAAGCaatctttttgttttgttttatgaCTTTAAATGTAGGATTTGATAAAAGATAAAGgtgtttttttattgacaatcTTAGACGAACGAGCGCGCTTATCGGTCATCGTGCGGAGTTATCCAATTGTCTCTATAATTTCGATTGTTCGTTGATTGCGTCGTCCTCGATGGACAAAAGCGCGAAGGTGTGGGATGCGAGAATGAATAATTGCGTGGCCACTTTGTTGGGACACGACGACGAAGTTCTGGATCTCGCTTTCGACAACAACGGCAAGAGGCTGGCGACAGCCAGCAGCGATACTACGGCACGCGTATGGGACATAAGCAGTAATTTTCAGCAGTTGGCTGTCATGAAAGGCCATCAAGAAGAAGTGTcaaaaggtaaattttttatcgcaaacatagaaaaaattaatctcaaaTTTACAATTGTTGTCTCATATATAAGtcagaaaataaaatcttctgtaaagaatttttataatctgaaatatagaaagagagagagagagagagagagagagagaaaggtgagagaaaaataaaaaaattttgtagagctttattgagaaaaatgtttattttttgtatttttattcaaaaataatttttttgagtaaaaaggaaaacagagaataataatatcttcaaatcaacaattaaaatctttaacattataatattattattaatcaaaataatcgtaTTATGCTCCTTGTggacaattattataatatttaagaaaaatgtattaattataatattttgctgaaatttaagattatcactttttaaaaaaagattttatcttctggttataaaatactaattgTTGATACTAATTTTTACTTCTGTAAATAGCCGTTTCTgctctataattatataaatttcacaaaaattttcagtttGCTTTAGTTCGAATGGCCATCAACTTTTAACCGCCTCTTTGGACAGAACAGCCAGGCTATGGTCCGCAGACGATGGCTCCTGCTTTCAGCAGTTGAAAGGACACACCGACGACGTTTTCGCGTGCGCATTTTCGTATACGGGAGACAGCATAATCACCGCCAGCAAGGACAATACCTGTATGATTTGGAGATGACTCGACTGGTTCCAGGTGTCTGCTTAGCTTTTACTCGTTGCTCTGTTTATCGTTTacattgtacatttttatgttatctAAATAACGGCGAGCATATCGTTTTTCGATAAACAGACAAGCGATGATATCAAGTGTTTCCGCGTTCTACTAGACAGCGTGTGACGTGGCATTTTGATAATGGCAGAGAAAACAATAtctctaaaaagaaaaagaattttttagcaaaattatattgctgtcacaaaatatttacaattagtgTAAAAGCAAGCAAGTTTCGCTATATCGTAATTTTATtcgatattatataaacagtAAAATCtgttctattaataaaataagcatcTAATTATGATAGTAAATTCGTAGAAACATAAATGCAtcgcttttttaattaaaatatttcaagaaacGTATTTTGTTGTAAAACTATCTTTGATAGCAGagaaaagtaaatttgtttatttaataaaataatttgtagaaCAAAACTATCTttagcatataaaatttatataagaactgctttaaaatttgcttttaatataaaatatgtcattaAACTTTCTCtgtatttagaaataaatgttattttgaaaacagatttattttataattgtattttatatatatatatatatatatatatatatatatatatatatatacagatatacTTATTATGTAGTATATAAACATACTGAAATTATAAATGCTTTTCTTGAAATACTTTAACGCTTTATTAAGGCTAATAATTAGCATGACTAGCAAGTATtgttcaaatttattcatgaatttatatttaagatagtTAAATTTAGACCTTGAAAatcaata includes the following:
- the LOC105836065 gene encoding dynein assembly factor with WDR repeat domains 1, with the protein product MRLLKFLLRYFPPGLALEYTQGGNIKTKMIDLFDLSAETDVRALAESIKAAEPIITEGVMDQLVETLQKLQSKVCDTNTKRYYKYKTLQTHLLPVTNIAFDKLGKRCLTGSYDRTCKVWDIDSGTELLTLEGHKNVVYAVSFNNPTSDKIVTGSFDKTASVWCSRTGHCLATMWGHDAEVVVAKFSPTRCKLATGSIDATSKIFHIETGQELGTLRGHTAEVIALHYNDDGNQIISGSFDGTVNIWDTRTFARTSALIGHRAELSNCLYNFDCSLIASSSMDKSAKVWDARMNNCVATLLGHDDEVLDLAFDNNGKRLATASSDTTARVWDISSNFQQLAVMKGHQEEVSKVCFSSNGHQLLTASLDRTARLWSADDGSCFQQLKGHTDDVFACAFSYTGDSIITASKDNTCMIWR